Proteins co-encoded in one Pelagicoccus enzymogenes genomic window:
- a CDS encoding barstar family protein, translating to MKKIKLDVSKISDWDSFHDFFSEELGFPDYYGRNMDAWIDCVGDLFEQGNDLLCFELEEMKDLKERSKEIYEAINECSAFVNYRMTEQGQDSILSLSYA from the coding sequence ATGAAGAAGATCAAACTAGATGTATCCAAGATTTCTGACTGGGATTCATTTCATGATTTCTTCAGCGAAGAATTAGGATTCCCCGACTACTACGGAAGAAATATGGATGCATGGATTGATTGTGTCGGCGATCTATTCGAGCAAGGAAACGATCTACTCTGCTTCGAACTCGAAGAAATGAAGGATCTAAAAGAAAGAAGTAAGGAGATCTACGAAGCGATAAACGAATGCTCAGCTTTCGTGAACTATCGCATGACAGAGCAAGGACAAGATTCGATACTTTCACTGTCTTACGCATAA